A single window of Uloborus diversus isolate 005 chromosome 5, Udiv.v.3.1, whole genome shotgun sequence DNA harbors:
- the LOC129222886 gene encoding transmembrane emp24 domain-containing protein eca-like: MLCQKVLSVIFCLCISLRFSSALYFHIAETERKCFIEEIPDETLVVGNYKCELHDPKTGGFMPSSPGVGMHVEIRDPDDKIILSKVYSSEGKFTFTSNTPGEHVICLYSNTTKWFSGSQLRVHLDIQVGEHAVDYGNVAQKEKLTELQLRVRQLLDQVEQLTKEQNYARYREERFRQTSESTNQRVLYYSIAQTAILLLMGFWQMRHLRSFFQAKKLV, encoded by the exons atGCTGTGTCAAAAAGTACTTTCTGTAATTTTTTGTCTTTGTATATCTCTGAGATTTTCGTCTGCGTTATATTTTCATATTGCTGAAACGGAAAGAAAATGCTTTATAGAAGAAATTCCAGACGAAACACTAGTAGTGG GAAATTATAAATGCGAACTTCACGATCCCAAAACCGGAGGATTTATGCCATCGAGTCCTGGCGTCGGTATGCATGTTGAGATAAGGGATCCTGATGACAAAATTATACTCTCTAAAGTTTACAGTTCTGAGGGCAAATTTACGTTCACATCAAATACACCCGGTGAACATGTTATTTGTTTGTATTCCAACACTACAAAGTGGTTCAGTGGCAGTCAATTg cgAGTTCATTTGGATATCCAAGTTGGTGAGCATGCAGTTGATTATGGAAATGttgcacaaaaagaaaaattgacaGAACTGCAACTCCGTGTAAGACAATTGTTGGATCAAGTTGAGCAGCttacaaaagaacaaaattatgcTAGG TATCGAGAAGAAAGATTTCGTCAGACCAGTGAAAGCACAAATCAACGTGTGCTGTATTATTCTATTGCACAGACAGCAATTTTGCTTTTAATGGGATTTTGGCAAATGAGACATCTTAGAAGTTTCTTCCAAGCTAAGAAACTGGTTTAA